The Skermanella pratensis genome has a window encoding:
- a CDS encoding helicase-related protein, giving the protein MAFQHQGQHQGRVTAVLGPTNTGKTFLAIERMLGHRSGMIGFPLRLLARENYDKIVKAKGRHAVALVTGEEKIIPPRAVYFVCTVESMPLDRPVAFMAVDEIQLCADPERGHIFTERLLHARGMDETMFLGADTIRPLIQKLVPRAEFISRPRFSSLTYAGHKKLTRLPPRSAVVAFSATDVYTIAELIRRQRGGTAVVLGALSPRTRNAQVALYQAGEVDYLVATDAIGMGLNMDVDHVAFARLTKFDGHAPRKLRPTEIAQIAGRAGRHMTDGTFGTTGDMNGLDSETVNAVENHQFESLKAIMWRNTVLRFETPGALIKSLEQRPPRPELMRARDADDYLSLVALSRDQEIASLATDRGAVRLLWEVCQIPDFRKVLSDAHTRLLSQIYRHLMTPEARLPEDWVAKQVARMDRTEGDIDTLVSRIAHIRTWTYISHRPDWLTDPGHWQAQTRAIEDKLSDALHERLTQRFVDRRSAVLARTLAGGGELLAAVTAAGEVLVEGHHVGRLEGFHFTLDPEVREDDVRAFMSAARRALRDEIGRRVRLLEQAGDDRIGLGPDGILAWDGHPVARLGPGTSVLTPAVIPLHDDLFESGQRDRVRARLGRWVEQFVKDRLAPLFKLREADLSGPARGLAFQLSESLGSLARPDLEPLITGFSKADRQALNRLGVRLATSQVFMPALIKPRAVETRGLLWAVLHGGHAAMPLPPPTPPAGRVSVATDAVPAGFWEAVGYPPMGPRALRADILERFERELYKRSSEGPLTAAPDLAQMIGSTPQDLEGVLAAMGYRRRQDEAGAVTWARGKLPRREQARKGRRRDAPAKPRADPSTDSPFAKLRQIEFMR; this is encoded by the coding sequence GTGGCTTTCCAGCATCAGGGTCAGCACCAGGGGCGGGTCACCGCCGTTCTTGGGCCGACGAACACCGGTAAGACCTTTCTCGCCATCGAGCGGATGCTGGGGCACCGGTCCGGCATGATCGGATTCCCGCTGCGCCTCCTGGCGCGCGAGAACTACGACAAGATCGTCAAGGCGAAGGGCCGCCACGCGGTGGCGCTGGTCACCGGCGAAGAGAAGATCATCCCGCCGCGCGCCGTCTATTTCGTCTGCACGGTCGAATCGATGCCGCTGGACCGGCCGGTCGCCTTCATGGCGGTGGACGAGATCCAGCTCTGCGCCGACCCCGAGCGCGGCCACATCTTCACCGAGCGGCTGCTCCACGCCCGCGGCATGGACGAGACCATGTTCCTGGGCGCCGACACGATCCGGCCGCTGATCCAGAAGCTGGTGCCTCGGGCCGAGTTCATCAGCCGGCCCCGGTTCTCGTCGCTCACATATGCCGGGCACAAGAAGCTGACCCGGCTGCCGCCGCGCTCCGCCGTGGTCGCCTTCTCCGCGACCGACGTCTACACCATCGCCGAGCTGATCCGCCGCCAGCGCGGAGGTACCGCCGTCGTCCTGGGGGCGCTCAGCCCGCGCACCCGCAACGCCCAGGTGGCGCTCTACCAGGCCGGCGAGGTCGATTACCTCGTCGCCACCGACGCCATCGGCATGGGGCTGAACATGGACGTGGACCATGTGGCCTTCGCCCGGCTGACCAAGTTCGACGGGCATGCGCCGCGCAAGCTCCGCCCGACCGAGATCGCCCAGATCGCAGGCCGCGCCGGCCGCCACATGACCGACGGCACCTTCGGCACCACCGGCGACATGAACGGCCTCGACTCGGAGACGGTCAACGCGGTCGAGAACCACCAGTTCGAGTCGCTCAAGGCGATCATGTGGCGGAACACCGTGCTGCGGTTCGAGACCCCGGGCGCGCTGATCAAGAGCCTGGAGCAGCGCCCGCCCCGGCCGGAGCTGATGCGCGCGCGGGATGCCGACGACTACCTGTCGCTGGTGGCGCTGTCGCGCGACCAGGAGATAGCATCCCTGGCGACCGATCGCGGAGCCGTGCGGCTGCTGTGGGAGGTCTGCCAGATCCCCGATTTCCGCAAGGTGCTGTCGGACGCCCACACCCGGCTGCTGTCCCAGATCTACCGCCACCTGATGACGCCGGAAGCCCGCCTGCCGGAGGACTGGGTCGCCAAGCAGGTGGCACGGATGGACAGGACCGAGGGCGACATCGACACCCTGGTCTCGCGCATCGCCCATATCCGGACCTGGACCTACATCTCGCACCGGCCGGACTGGCTGACCGATCCCGGCCATTGGCAGGCCCAGACCCGCGCGATCGAGGACAAGCTGTCCGACGCCCTTCACGAGAGGCTGACCCAGCGCTTCGTCGACCGGCGCTCCGCCGTGCTCGCCCGCACGCTGGCCGGCGGCGGCGAGCTTCTGGCCGCCGTCACCGCCGCGGGCGAGGTGCTGGTCGAGGGCCATCATGTCGGACGGCTGGAGGGTTTCCACTTCACCCTCGACCCGGAGGTGCGGGAGGACGACGTGCGCGCCTTCATGAGCGCCGCGCGCCGGGCGCTCCGCGACGAGATCGGCCGGCGGGTCCGCCTGCTGGAGCAGGCGGGCGACGACAGGATCGGCCTGGGTCCAGACGGCATCCTGGCCTGGGACGGGCATCCCGTGGCGCGCCTGGGACCGGGGACCTCGGTGCTGACCCCGGCGGTGATACCGCTGCACGACGACCTGTTCGAGTCGGGCCAGCGCGACCGGGTGCGGGCCCGGCTCGGCCGCTGGGTCGAGCAGTTCGTCAAGGACCGGCTGGCGCCCCTGTTCAAGCTGCGCGAAGCCGACCTGTCCGGCCCGGCGCGCGGGCTGGCCTTCCAGCTTTCCGAGTCGCTGGGCAGCCTCGCCCGGCCCGACCTGGAACCGCTGATCACGGGATTCAGCAAGGCCGACCGGCAGGCACTCAACCGGCTTGGCGTGCGGCTGGCGACCAGCCAGGTGTTCATGCCGGCCCTGATCAAGCCCAGGGCCGTGGAGACCCGCGGCCTGCTGTGGGCCGTCCTGCACGGCGGCCACGCCGCGATGCCCCTGCCCCCGCCCACTCCGCCGGCCGGCCGGGTCTCGGTCGCGACCGACGCCGTGCCGGCCGGCTTCTGGGAGGCGGTGGGCTATCCGCCCATGGGGCCGCGGGCGCTCCGGGCCGACATCCTGGAGAGGTTCGAGCGCGAGCTGTACAAGCGGTCCAGCGAAGGCCCGTTGACCGCAGCGCCCGATCTGGCCCAGATGATCGGCAGCACGCCCCAGGACCTGGAAGGGGTGCTGGCGGCCATGGGATATCGCCGCAGGCAGGACGAGGCCGGCGCCGTCACCTGGGCACGCGGCAAATTGCCGCGCCGCGAGCAGGCACGCAAGGGCCGGCGGCGCGACGCCCCGGCCAAGCCGCGCGCCGATCCATCCACAGACTCTCCCTTCGCCAAGCTGAGGCAGATCGAGTTCATGCGATGA
- a CDS encoding RNA polymerase factor sigma-32 has translation MAHIDDPETQRANLTFIKASMREPLLARDHEFELARNWREDGNEAALHDLVRAYTRLVVSTASRFRNYGLPMGDLVQEGNVGLMQAAARFEPDREVRFSTYAAWWIRSAMQDYILRNWSIVRTGTTAAQKSLFFNLRRLRAKIEDASNNGALTQAGRVKIATELKVEVHEVEAMEMRLSGADQSLNAPISDSSEDDWQDFLADQRPSPEEVVIGMRDSNTRSKWLAEALGELSPRERTIISQRRLRDDGATLEELGKELGVSKERVRQLEHRAMLKLKESMMRRVELSSDLLLEM, from the coding sequence ATGGCGCATATCGATGACCCGGAAACACAGCGGGCCAATCTGACTTTCATCAAGGCCTCGATGCGGGAACCTCTCCTTGCCCGCGACCACGAATTCGAATTGGCGCGCAATTGGCGTGAGGACGGCAACGAGGCGGCGCTTCACGATCTCGTCCGCGCCTATACCCGGCTGGTCGTCTCCACCGCCTCGCGCTTCCGGAACTACGGTTTGCCCATGGGCGATCTGGTCCAGGAGGGCAATGTCGGCCTGATGCAGGCCGCCGCCCGGTTCGAGCCGGACCGGGAGGTGCGTTTCTCGACCTACGCCGCCTGGTGGATCCGCTCGGCTATGCAGGACTATATCCTGCGCAACTGGTCGATCGTGCGGACCGGCACCACCGCGGCCCAGAAGAGCCTGTTCTTCAACCTGCGCCGGCTGCGCGCCAAGATCGAAGACGCCTCCAACAACGGCGCCCTGACGCAGGCCGGCCGGGTGAAGATCGCGACCGAACTGAAGGTCGAGGTCCATGAGGTCGAGGCGATGGAGATGCGCCTGAGCGGCGCCGACCAGTCGCTGAACGCCCCGATCAGCGACAGCAGCGAGGACGACTGGCAGGACTTCCTGGCCGACCAGCGGCCAAGCCCGGAAGAAGTCGTGATCGGGATGCGCGACAGCAATACCCGCTCCAAGTGGCTCGCCGAAGCCCTGGGCGAGCTCAGCCCCCGCGAACGGACCATCATCTCCCAGCGCCGCCTGCGCGACGACGGCGCCACCTTGGAGGAACTGGGCAAGGAACTGGGCGTCAGCAAGGAGCGCGTCCGTCAGCTTGAGCATCGCGCGATGCTCAAGCTCAAGGAGTCGATGATGCGCCGGGTGGAACTGTCCAGCGATCTTCTGCTGGAGATGTGA
- a CDS encoding TerB family tellurite resistance protein, with protein sequence MDADDTTRQAGRHSRDEVQLAAATLLVEAARMDDEIGDRERARIRDLLEQRFSLSGVEANDLLASAETVTEGPAQWHRFTSTLKDRFSDEERIQMIEMLWEVVYADGELHDLEASLLRRVGGLLYVSDRDRGAARMRVLERLGIADSTLEAPTGESSIQRSPSD encoded by the coding sequence ATGGACGCCGACGACACGACCCGGCAGGCCGGGCGGCACTCGCGCGACGAAGTGCAACTGGCGGCCGCCACGCTGCTGGTCGAGGCTGCCCGCATGGACGACGAGATCGGCGACCGCGAGCGCGCCCGCATCCGCGACCTGCTCGAACAACGCTTCTCCCTGTCGGGCGTCGAAGCGAACGACCTGCTGGCCTCGGCCGAGACAGTGACGGAGGGGCCTGCCCAGTGGCACCGCTTCACCTCCACCCTGAAGGACCGTTTTTCCGACGAAGAGCGCATTCAGATGATTGAAATGCTCTGGGAAGTGGTCTACGCCGATGGCGAACTGCACGATCTGGAAGCCAGCCTCTTGCGCAGGGTGGGCGGACTGCTCTACGTCTCCGACCGCGACCGTGGTGCGGCCCGGATGCGCGTGCTTGAACGACTGGGCATCGCCGACTCCACGCTGGAGGCGCCGACCGGAGAGAGCTCGATCCAGAGATCTCCATCTGACTGA
- the fdxA gene encoding ferredoxin FdxA, giving the protein MPYVVTEQCIKCKYTDCVEVCPVDCFYEGENMLVIHPDECIDCGVCEPECPAEAIVPDTEPDAEKWLELNREYSLQWPNLTRKKDAAPEAEEFKGAPDKFEKFFNSNPGSGN; this is encoded by the coding sequence ATGCCCTACGTCGTCACCGAACAGTGCATCAAGTGCAAATATACCGACTGCGTCGAGGTGTGCCCCGTCGATTGCTTCTACGAGGGGGAGAACATGCTTGTGATCCACCCCGACGAGTGCATCGACTGCGGCGTTTGCGAACCGGAGTGCCCGGCCGAGGCGATCGTCCCGGATACCGAGCCCGATGCCGAGAAGTGGCTTGAATTGAACCGGGAGTACTCCCTGCAATGGCCGAACCTGACCCGCAAGAAGGACGCTGCGCCCGAGGCGGAAGAGTTCAAGGGAGCCCCGGACAAATTCGAGAAGTTTTTCAATTCCAACCCGGGATCCGGCAACTGA
- a CDS encoding RNA-binding S4 domain-containing protein has product MTSDGHRDEDQDDGGAATAQELASGRLRLDKWLWYARFFKTRSLAAKLCAAGAVRIGGAPVTKAHHAVRPGDVLTFAQGRHIRIIKVVALGTRRGPAPEAQALYEDLSPPVPETAMARPAERPSGAGRPTKAERRATERLRSNS; this is encoded by the coding sequence ATGACGTCGGACGGGCATCGGGACGAGGATCAGGACGACGGCGGGGCCGCGACCGCCCAGGAGTTGGCATCCGGCCGCCTGCGGCTCGACAAGTGGCTCTGGTACGCCCGCTTCTTCAAGACGCGCAGCCTCGCCGCGAAGCTGTGCGCGGCCGGTGCCGTCCGCATCGGCGGTGCGCCGGTCACCAAGGCGCATCATGCGGTCAGGCCGGGCGACGTGCTGACCTTCGCCCAGGGCCGCCATATCAGGATCATCAAGGTGGTGGCACTGGGAACCCGGCGCGGCCCGGCGCCGGAGGCCCAGGCACTGTACGAGGACCTGTCGCCGCCGGTGCCGGAGACCGCGATGGCCCGCCCGGCGGAACGGCCCTCCGGAGCCGGCCGGCCGACCAAGGCGGAACGACGGGCGACCGAAAGGCTGCGTTCGAACTCCTGA
- a CDS encoding CarD family transcriptional regulator encodes MMNKLEFTAGDFVVYPAHGVGRVEGIETHHIAGQTVTLYAITFEKERMTLKVPVGKAKDSGLRRLSSKDRIKVALETLQGRSRARRAMWSRRAQEYEAKINSGDPVSIAEVVRDLYRGSDQPDQSYSERQIYQAALERLARELAAVEKIDEMKATERLEAVLTKTAA; translated from the coding sequence ATGATGAACAAGCTTGAGTTCACGGCCGGTGATTTCGTCGTCTACCCGGCCCACGGGGTCGGTCGTGTCGAAGGAATCGAAACGCATCATATTGCCGGCCAGACCGTAACGCTTTACGCCATCACCTTCGAAAAGGAGCGCATGACGCTGAAGGTCCCGGTGGGTAAGGCCAAGGACTCAGGTCTCCGCCGCCTCAGCTCCAAGGACCGGATCAAGGTCGCGCTGGAGACTCTCCAGGGCCGCTCGCGCGCCCGGCGCGCCATGTGGAGCCGCCGCGCTCAGGAATACGAAGCCAAGATCAATTCCGGCGACCCTGTCTCGATCGCCGAAGTGGTCCGTGACCTGTACCGCGGCAGCGACCAGCCGGACCAGTCCTACAGCGAGCGCCAGATCTATCAGGCGGCATTGGAGCGGCTCGCCCGGGAACTGGCTGCGGTCGAGAAGATCGACGAGATGAAGGCCACGGAGCGGCTAGAGGCCGTCCTGACCAAGACCGCCGCCTGA
- the htpG gene encoding molecular chaperone HtpG yields the protein MSEERLSFQAEVSRLLDMVAHSLYSEKEVFLRELISNASDACDRLRYAALTQPELSADDPDLKIRLLADADAKTLTVADNGIGMNREDLIENLGTIARSGTAAFMNKLTGDAKKDIGLIGQFGVGFYSAFMVSEKVEVLTRKAGESQGWRWVSDGRGEFTVSEAEDAPRGTRVVLHLKADEGEFLEEHRLRRIVQKYSDHIALPILFGDAADAQALNKASALWTRSKNEITADEYKEFYHHVGHAFDDPWLTLHWRAEGKIEYTSLLFVPSAKPFDLFNPDRRHRVKLYVKRVFITDEAEGLLPPYLRFLRGVVDSEDLPLNISREMLQHNPMLAKIRAGIVRRVLGDLARKADDAEQAESYASFWENFGAVLKEGLYEDYEHREQLTRLMRFRTTGSDGLVSLDDYVGRMKEGQDAIFYITGDDIEALRRSPQLEGFKARGVEVLLLTDPVDEFWIPSVSEYKEKKFKSVTRGGADLSKIKAESEPEKKDEEKPAENDLGSLVAALKLTLADSVKDVRISERLTDSPVCLVADEGDMDMHLERLLKQHRQLDGGAKRILEVNPTHPLIRRLTGMAAKDGISDNIEDVAWLLLDQARIVEGEPIPDPAAFSRRLALVMEKGLGLAA from the coding sequence ATGTCCGAGGAACGGCTCAGTTTTCAGGCCGAGGTCAGCCGCCTGCTCGACATGGTCGCGCACTCCCTCTACAGCGAGAAGGAGGTGTTCCTGCGCGAGCTGATCTCGAACGCATCCGACGCGTGCGACCGCCTGCGCTACGCGGCCCTGACCCAGCCGGAGCTTTCGGCTGACGATCCCGACCTCAAGATCCGCCTGCTGGCCGACGCCGACGCCAAGACCCTGACGGTGGCGGACAACGGCATCGGCATGAACCGCGAGGACCTGATCGAGAACCTGGGGACCATCGCGCGGTCGGGCACCGCCGCCTTCATGAACAAGCTGACCGGCGACGCCAAGAAGGACATCGGCCTGATCGGCCAGTTCGGCGTCGGCTTCTATTCGGCCTTCATGGTTTCGGAGAAGGTCGAGGTGCTGACCCGCAAGGCGGGCGAAAGCCAGGGATGGCGCTGGGTCTCCGACGGGCGCGGCGAGTTCACGGTGAGCGAAGCGGAGGATGCGCCGCGCGGCACCCGCGTCGTCCTGCACCTGAAGGCCGACGAGGGCGAGTTCCTGGAGGAGCATCGGCTGCGGCGAATCGTCCAGAAATACAGCGACCATATCGCGCTGCCGATCCTGTTCGGCGACGCCGCCGACGCCCAAGCGCTGAACAAGGCCTCGGCGCTGTGGACCCGCTCGAAGAACGAGATCACGGCCGACGAGTACAAGGAATTCTACCACCATGTCGGCCACGCCTTCGACGACCCCTGGCTGACCCTGCACTGGCGGGCCGAAGGCAAGATCGAGTACACCAGCCTGCTGTTCGTCCCCTCGGCCAAGCCGTTCGACCTGTTCAACCCCGACCGCCGGCACCGGGTGAAGCTGTACGTCAAGCGCGTCTTCATCACCGACGAGGCGGAGGGGCTGCTGCCGCCGTACCTGCGCTTCCTGCGCGGCGTGGTGGACAGCGAGGACCTGCCGCTGAACATCAGCCGCGAGATGCTCCAGCACAACCCGATGCTGGCCAAGATCCGCGCCGGCATCGTGCGCCGTGTGCTCGGCGACCTCGCCAGGAAGGCGGACGACGCCGAGCAGGCCGAGTCGTACGCGTCGTTCTGGGAGAACTTCGGCGCGGTCCTGAAGGAGGGACTGTACGAGGACTACGAGCACCGCGAGCAGCTGACCCGGCTGATGCGCTTCCGCACCACGGGTTCCGACGGGCTGGTCTCGCTGGACGACTATGTCGGCCGCATGAAGGAAGGGCAGGACGCGATCTTCTACATCACCGGCGACGACATCGAGGCGCTTCGCCGCAGCCCGCAGCTCGAAGGCTTCAAGGCGCGCGGCGTCGAGGTGCTGCTCCTGACCGATCCGGTCGACGAGTTCTGGATCCCGTCGGTCTCCGAGTACAAGGAGAAGAAGTTCAAGTCGGTCACCCGCGGCGGCGCCGACCTGTCGAAGATCAAGGCGGAGAGCGAGCCGGAGAAGAAGGACGAGGAGAAGCCCGCCGAGAACGACCTGGGCAGCCTGGTCGCGGCGCTGAAGCTGACCCTGGCGGATTCGGTCAAGGACGTCCGGATCTCCGAGCGGCTGACCGACAGCCCGGTCTGCCTGGTGGCCGACGAGGGTGACATGGACATGCACCTGGAACGCCTGCTGAAGCAGCATCGCCAGCTCGACGGCGGCGCCAAGCGGATCCTGGAGGTCAACCCGACCCACCCGCTGATCCGCCGGCTGACCGGCATGGCGGCGAAGGACGGGATCTCCGACAACATCGAGGACGTAGCCTGGCTGCTGCTCGACCAGGCCCGCATCGTCGAAGGGGAGCCGATCCCCGATCCGGCCGCGTTCTCGCGCCGGCTGGCTCTGGTGATGGAGAAGGGGCTGGGCCTGGCCGCGTAA